GTATCCTTGTTAGCCGTTGCCGTGGCGTTTATCCCTCTGTCATACAAAGGTTGGACTCGTACTGCAGAAGAGGAACGTAACCCTGCGGCAGTACTAAAAACCAGCATAACTCAATAAAACGAATTAGAACAATGACTCGCCTGTGGCTGTAAAGTCACAGGCTTTTTTATTTTCTTACGAAAAAACGTGCTTTTATCTATAGTTCTTTTCCATTTTTTCATATTTCCTCCATTTTCTTTTGTTCCCCTCAAGCTAAACTATTAAAATACGCAACTGATTAATTTTTAATATATACCTTATTATATTCAGTTAAATTTATTGGAATGGTTCCTAACTGATTTTACTCAACCTTGAGTTAAGCGAATTACCCACCATGACGACACAGAAACGCCGTACAATTTTGACTCGCTCTGCCCTGTTTGTTGCTCTGCTAGCTGCGGCTGGCGCAACGTGGTATGTCTACCATAAAAATAACCAAAATGAAGTACCAACCACAGCCAGTGCAACTCAAGGCGGACAAACGAAAAAAGCAGGCGGGAGACCATCACGCCCGCTTGCGCCCGTGCAATTTGCCACTGCGCAAGAAAAAGTCGTGCCACGTTTCCTATCCGGTTTAGGTACCGTGCAGGCCGCTAACATGGTGACAGTCACTAGCCGTGTTGAAGGTCAATTAATGAATATCTACTTTACCGAAGGACAATCCGTCAAAGCAGGTGATTTACTCGCGCAAATTGACCCTCGCCCTTTTGAAGTGCAACTTGCCCAAGCGGAAGGTCAATTAGCCAAAGATAAAGCCACTTTAGCTAATGCTCGATTAGACCTGAGCCGCTACCAAAAACTGGCAGGAACCAAAGTCATCTCTCAACAAGAGCTGGATAACCAGCGAGCTACCGTATTACAAGCCGAGGGTAGCATCAAAGTTGACCAAGCTGCCGTTGATAATGCCAAGCTGCAACTGACCTACAGTAAAATTACAGCCCCCATTTCTGGACGCATCGGTTTAAAACAAGTGGATGTGGGTAACTTTATCTCCTCAGGGACTTCCACGCCGATTGTGGTGATCACCCAAACGCAACCTGCTGACGTGCTATTTGCCTTACCTGAAGGCGACATTCCTGCCATCCAACAAGCGCAAGCGGCGGGAAATAAAGTCCTGATTGAAGCGTGGGATCGTAACAATATTGCCATGATTGCACGCGGTGAGTTATTGAGTACTGATAACCAAATTGACCCAGCAACGGGCACACTAAAAATCAAAGCACGCTTTACTAACGAAGAACAAAAACTGTTCCCGAACCAATTTGTGAACGTCAAAATGCAAGTGGAAACGTTGCAAAATGCCGTCGTGATCCCAACCGCAGCTCTGCAAATGGGTAATGAAGGTCACTATGTTTGGGTATTGAGCGACGATGATACGGTGGCAAAACACCTCGTCACCGTCGGTATTCAAGATAGCCAACAAGTGGTGATTGAAAGCGGTTTATCCGCTAACACCAAAGTCATCACCGATGGCGTCGATAAGCTAACTGATGGCGCGAAAGTTGAAGTGGTCAACGCATCAACCCTCGAAAAGAAACCCGCTTCTACAGAGAGAAAGCCTCGCAATAGTGCGGAGAAAGCCTAATGCAG
The Providencia alcalifaciens DNA segment above includes these coding regions:
- a CDS encoding MdtA/MuxA family multidrug efflux RND transporter periplasmic adaptor subunit — its product is MTTQKRRTILTRSALFVALLAAAGATWYVYHKNNQNEVPTTASATQGGQTKKAGGRPSRPLAPVQFATAQEKVVPRFLSGLGTVQAANMVTVTSRVEGQLMNIYFTEGQSVKAGDLLAQIDPRPFEVQLAQAEGQLAKDKATLANARLDLSRYQKLAGTKVISQQELDNQRATVLQAEGSIKVDQAAVDNAKLQLTYSKITAPISGRIGLKQVDVGNFISSGTSTPIVVITQTQPADVLFALPEGDIPAIQQAQAAGNKVLIEAWDRNNIAMIARGELLSTDNQIDPATGTLKIKARFTNEEQKLFPNQFVNVKMQVETLQNAVVIPTAALQMGNEGHYVWVLSDDDTVAKHLVTVGIQDSQQVVIESGLSANTKVITDGVDKLTDGAKVEVVNASTLEKKPASTERKPRNSAEKA